A genomic stretch from Halobellus sp. LT62 includes:
- a CDS encoding LVIVD repeat-containing protein codes for MRRRELLRRGGALVGASVAVGVGGSKITTQTVRAHPGPYEPYGSIDVEGAKEAVVDPERDVTYLATTSGYAVVDVAAPDRPQLLADVREPLADREDGPLRGIFDVKLDATDPTTLLVVGPANPLRGAISGALVVDVSDPENPEERAFHETSFPIHNCFVRDGVAFLTGNDGGRNPIVTLDVETGEERGRWALADVDEAWDDVPNASRSVHDVYVHEDRAFVALWDAGTWVLDVSDPASPTALGSVDAPGPSMLADRSGAEARREATLPPGNHHYVATDESGTLLGVGRESWALPAEGDETTNQSADAKTQSETAASTEAGDTAYVGGPSGIDLWDVSDPEAPELRATIPAPASPEPTYGGVWTTAHNFELAAGTLYSSWYRGGVKRHDVSDPAAPREVTWWRDPDAASFWTAQLAHAGEREGFFVASNWGVGDVPGGLYTFPDHAGEQADPPDTLPDGTSTPYGPRTRTPSGAATAEEATVAGGTSAASGRNSTVPGGNSTASDGTPAEDGISAPGFGVGAAVSALGVAAWRIARRTRE; via the coding sequence ATGCGACGGCGCGAGCTACTTCGTCGGGGCGGCGCGCTCGTCGGCGCGAGCGTCGCGGTCGGCGTCGGCGGCAGCAAGATAACCACGCAAACGGTCCGGGCGCACCCGGGACCGTACGAGCCCTACGGATCGATCGACGTCGAGGGCGCGAAGGAGGCCGTCGTCGATCCCGAACGAGACGTGACGTACCTCGCGACGACGAGCGGCTACGCCGTCGTCGACGTCGCCGCGCCCGATCGCCCGCAGCTCCTCGCGGACGTCCGCGAGCCGCTGGCGGATCGGGAGGACGGTCCGTTGCGCGGGATCTTCGACGTGAAACTCGACGCGACCGACCCGACGACGCTTCTGGTTGTCGGCCCCGCGAACCCGCTCCGCGGAGCGATCTCGGGCGCGCTGGTCGTCGACGTGAGCGATCCCGAAAACCCAGAAGAGCGGGCGTTCCACGAGACGTCGTTTCCGATCCACAACTGCTTCGTTCGCGACGGCGTCGCCTTCCTGACCGGCAACGACGGCGGGCGCAATCCGATCGTGACGCTCGACGTCGAGACCGGTGAGGAACGCGGCCGGTGGGCGCTCGCCGACGTCGACGAGGCGTGGGACGACGTCCCGAACGCCTCCCGAAGCGTCCACGACGTGTACGTTCACGAAGATCGCGCGTTCGTGGCGCTGTGGGACGCTGGCACGTGGGTCCTCGACGTGTCGGACCCGGCGTCGCCGACGGCGCTCGGGAGCGTCGACGCGCCCGGTCCGTCGATGCTGGCGGATCGCTCAGGGGCCGAAGCCCGGCGCGAAGCGACGCTCCCGCCCGGGAACCACCACTACGTCGCGACCGACGAGTCGGGGACGCTCCTCGGCGTCGGCCGGGAGTCGTGGGCGCTGCCGGCAGAGGGGGACGAGACGACGAACCAGTCGGCCGACGCCAAAACGCAGTCGGAGACCGCCGCGTCGACCGAGGCCGGCGACACCGCGTACGTCGGCGGCCCGTCGGGGATCGACCTCTGGGACGTGTCGGACCCGGAAGCGCCCGAACTGCGAGCGACGATCCCCGCACCGGCGTCACCGGAGCCGACCTACGGCGGCGTCTGGACGACCGCGCACAACTTCGAGCTCGCGGCCGGGACGCTCTACTCGTCGTGGTACCGCGGCGGCGTCAAGCGCCACGACGTCTCCGATCCCGCCGCGCCGCGGGAGGTGACGTGGTGGCGCGACCCCGACGCGGCGAGCTTCTGGACCGCGCAACTCGCACACGCGGGCGAGCGGGAGGGGTTCTTCGTCGCGAGCAACTGGGGCGTCGGCGATGTCCCCGGGGGGCTGTACACGTTCCCCGATCACGCCGGCGAACAGGCCGATCCGCCCGACACGCTTCCGGACGGGACGTCGACGCCGTATGGACCCCGGACACGCACGCCGAGCGGGGCGGCGACGGCCGAGGAGGCGACGGTTGCGGGCGGGACGTCCGCGGCGTCCGGCAGGAATTCGACGGTACCGGGCGGAAACTCGACGGCGTCCGACGGGACGCCCGCCGAAGACGGAATCAGCGCCCCAGGTTTCGGCGTCGGGGCCGCAGTAAGCGCGCTGGGAGTGGCCGCGTGGCGGATCGCGCGGCGCACCCGCGAGTGA
- a CDS encoding ROK family protein yields the protein MAYYVGVDLGATNVRAIVADGDGTVIGRSDDGTPRGPTGIGVTEAVLRVARKACADADIAPERVNAAGIGAIGPLDLAEGAVENPANLPDTIDRIPLTGPLSKLFDTDRVYLHNDTNAGVIGERFYSERNPDDMVYLTISSGIGAGVCVDGNVLSGWDGNAGEVGHMTLDPQGHLTCGCGHDGHWEGYCSGNNIPRYAQFLYEEDPVETALPVDDPEFSAVDVFDHAGSDEFATHVVEQLGHWNAMGVANIVHAYAPLVIYVGGAVALNNPDLTLDPIRERMDEMVMSNVPQIQLTTLGDDVVVMGALASAMTGGTGDRSRL from the coding sequence ATGGCCTACTACGTGGGCGTCGACCTCGGGGCGACGAACGTCCGAGCGATCGTCGCCGACGGCGACGGCACGGTTATCGGACGAAGCGACGACGGTACGCCGCGCGGTCCGACGGGAATCGGCGTCACCGAAGCGGTCCTCCGCGTCGCTCGCAAGGCGTGCGCCGACGCCGACATCGCCCCCGAGCGGGTGAACGCGGCGGGCATCGGGGCGATCGGTCCGCTCGACCTCGCGGAGGGAGCCGTCGAAAACCCCGCCAACCTCCCGGACACGATCGACCGAATCCCGCTTACTGGGCCGCTCTCGAAGCTGTTCGACACCGACCGCGTGTACCTCCACAACGACACGAACGCGGGCGTCATCGGCGAGCGGTTCTATTCCGAACGGAACCCCGACGACATGGTGTATCTCACCATCTCCTCGGGCATCGGTGCGGGCGTCTGCGTCGACGGCAACGTCCTCTCCGGGTGGGACGGCAACGCCGGAGAGGTCGGGCATATGACACTCGACCCGCAGGGACATCTCACCTGCGGGTGCGGCCACGACGGCCACTGGGAGGGGTACTGCTCCGGGAACAACATCCCGCGGTACGCACAGTTCCTCTACGAGGAGGACCCCGTAGAGACCGCACTGCCGGTCGACGATCCCGAGTTCTCCGCCGTCGACGTCTTCGACCACGCCGGGAGCGACGAGTTCGCGACGCACGTCGTCGAACAGCTCGGACACTGGAACGCGATGGGCGTCGCGAACATCGTTCACGCCTACGCGCCGCTCGTCATCTACGTCGGGGGCGCGGTCGCGCTCAACAACCCGGACCTGACTCTCGATCCCATCCGCGAGCGGATGGACGAGATGGTGATGTCGAACGTCCCGCAGATCCAACTGACGACCCTCGGCGACGACGTGGTCGTGATGGGCGCGCTCGCCAGCGCGATGACCGGGGGGACGGGAGACCGATCGAGACTGTGA
- a CDS encoding universal stress protein, which translates to MTIETMVLAVGPKDKDQLDRLTEETLDVAGPTGARVVIGHVFTETEYEDALENLEFDRTVDEVSANDVARRHASVREIRKRLEEAGVDCAVHGDVGEHADSIVTFAESTDADRVVIGGRRRSPTGKAVFGSTAQEVLLDSPCPVTFVRAGTK; encoded by the coding sequence ATGACAATCGAGACGATGGTACTGGCGGTCGGTCCGAAGGACAAAGACCAACTCGATCGGCTCACGGAGGAGACGCTCGACGTCGCCGGCCCGACCGGTGCGAGAGTCGTGATCGGACACGTGTTCACCGAGACGGAGTACGAGGACGCGCTCGAAAACCTCGAATTCGACCGCACCGTCGACGAGGTCTCCGCGAACGACGTCGCCCGCCGGCACGCGAGCGTCAGAGAGATCAGAAAGCGACTCGAAGAGGCCGGCGTCGATTGCGCGGTCCACGGCGACGTCGGCGAGCACGCGGATTCGATCGTCACGTTTGCGGAGTCGACGGACGCCGACCGGGTCGTCATCGGCGGACGACGCCGCTCGCCGACCGGTAAAGCGGTTTTCGGAAGCACCGCACAGGAGGTGTTGCTCGATTCACCGTGTCCGGTCACGTTCGTCCGCGCCGGGACAAAATAG
- a CDS encoding DUF5611 family protein gives MKEYKMRRGETLEDRIPDMESTVEEYFGPITETTEYKGSDLYVVAEPDNPVFERIVAGAVSYSGKKDRLGVEFEERDPTELSPDDLEAAGDAVDAKNDFLLEATGRDAKSRRDSMKRDVEDDAPDY, from the coding sequence ATGAAGGAGTACAAGATGCGTCGCGGGGAGACGCTCGAAGATCGAATTCCGGATATGGAATCGACCGTCGAAGAGTACTTCGGACCGATCACCGAAACGACCGAGTACAAGGGAAGCGATCTGTACGTCGTCGCCGAACCGGACAACCCGGTCTTCGAGCGCATCGTCGCCGGTGCGGTATCGTACAGCGGGAAGAAGGACCGACTGGGCGTCGAGTTCGAAGAACGGGACCCGACGGAGCTCTCGCCCGACGATCTCGAGGCCGCCGGTGACGCGGTCGACGCGAAAAACGACTTCCTCCTCGAAGCGACCGGCCGGGACGCGAAGTCGCGCCGCGATTCGATGAAGCGCGACGTCGAAGACGACGCGCCGGACTACTGA
- a CDS encoding DUF7093 family protein, whose protein sequence is MGLKCRLLGHTYGDTEVQRTREEQGDEVVVTIREVQVCERCGAEQTVSQNKEVTAIRTPAEVGLGGDAETGGSGPGADPAAQSASAPASSAEVDQSASGDAQSSDAEGADAEASVESATNADAAGGVDDEGHEAGEPPAEASAESPAAAEGDAVEADSPIDEAEAASEETKEASDRWETGSDDWEDVDADPDADDGVILDETERERDEAQWPEEAETDPASAAQQSQAAENGEAAPDDGDEQVTNDAEIIDGTDEEEQKERGHGEWPEREDGPEPGGWPEHQSDDEGFDATTNVDEDVELGGSGLTPDVNGRADLDDADSVEGVAVEGEREPSRERARGQSRADEGFARAGSSTSLESDVPDDRVEFYCPNCGHARGAGASSMRAGDICPECKQGYIAERER, encoded by the coding sequence ATGGGACTCAAGTGCCGTCTTCTCGGCCATACGTACGGGGACACCGAGGTCCAACGCACGAGGGAGGAACAGGGGGACGAGGTCGTCGTCACGATCCGCGAGGTGCAGGTGTGTGAGCGCTGCGGGGCCGAACAGACCGTCAGTCAGAACAAGGAGGTGACGGCGATCCGCACGCCCGCCGAAGTCGGCCTCGGCGGAGACGCCGAGACCGGCGGGTCTGGACCGGGAGCAGACCCCGCCGCACAGTCGGCATCTGCCCCGGCGTCGAGCGCGGAGGTCGATCAATCGGCCTCCGGGGACGCACAATCGAGTGACGCCGAGGGAGCGGATGCCGAGGCGAGTGTGGAGAGCGCGACGAATGCCGACGCGGCGGGGGGCGTCGACGACGAAGGGCACGAAGCGGGCGAACCGCCGGCCGAGGCGAGCGCGGAGAGCCCGGCGGCCGCCGAGGGCGACGCCGTTGAAGCGGACAGCCCGATCGACGAGGCGGAGGCGGCGTCCGAGGAGACGAAGGAAGCGTCCGACCGATGGGAGACCGGCAGCGACGACTGGGAGGACGTCGACGCCGACCCCGACGCCGACGACGGCGTGATCCTCGACGAGACGGAGCGCGAGCGCGACGAGGCGCAATGGCCCGAGGAGGCCGAAACGGACCCCGCGAGCGCCGCGCAGCAGTCTCAGGCGGCCGAGAACGGGGAAGCCGCCCCGGACGACGGGGACGAGCAGGTGACGAACGACGCCGAAATCATCGACGGGACTGACGAGGAGGAGCAGAAAGAGCGCGGTCACGGCGAGTGGCCCGAGCGTGAGGACGGACCCGAGCCCGGCGGGTGGCCCGAACACCAGAGCGATGATGAGGGGTTCGACGCGACGACGAACGTCGACGAGGACGTCGAACTCGGCGGGAGCGGCCTCACGCCGGACGTGAACGGACGGGCCGATCTCGACGACGCCGACTCGGTCGAGGGCGTCGCCGTCGAGGGCGAACGCGAGCCGTCGAGAGAGCGGGCGAGGGGACAGTCTCGCGCCGACGAGGGGTTCGCCCGCGCGGGGTCGTCGACGAGTCTGGAATCGGACGTCCCGGACGACCGCGTCGAGTTCTACTGCCCCAACTGCGGGCACGCCCGGGGCGCGGGCGCGTCGTCGATGCGCGCCGGCGACATCTGTCCGGAGTGCAAACAGGGGTACATCGCCGAACGAGAGCGATGA
- a CDS encoding DUF6432 family protein, whose translation MRARREFRDRRDVEVAVLDALVDRSQEGMTVFEVRAAVDADIDEIENALAALKEDDLLSVENGDDDRVVILVDDRVVPDPEAGATDEQGFVDAIRDRLGL comes from the coding sequence ATGAGAGCGCGGCGGGAGTTCAGAGATCGACGCGACGTCGAGGTAGCGGTGCTCGACGCGCTCGTCGATCGTTCACAGGAGGGAATGACCGTCTTCGAGGTGCGCGCGGCCGTCGACGCCGACATCGACGAGATCGAGAACGCGCTGGCGGCGCTCAAGGAGGACGACTTACTCTCCGTCGAGAACGGCGACGACGACCGCGTCGTCATCCTCGTCGACGACCGCGTCGTGCCCGATCCCGAGGCGGGCGCGACCGACGAGCAGGGGTTCGTCGACGCGATCCGAGACCGCCTCGGCCTGTGA
- a CDS encoding aminomethyltransferase family protein, which yields MTVVTEMHEEHGATFEERGGRRIVTDYGRPERTHRAIRNGAGVIEMGYGVVVVEGEDRVEFVDNTVSNGVPRTDGEGVYALLLDPQGRIETDLYVYNAGERLLCFTPPARAKPLVDDWSEKIFIQDVEISEASTDFAVFGVHGPKSTEKVASVLTGAGSPEPALTFVRGSMGDEGVTVIAGDGLTGEEGYEVVCAADAAERVFETLLTLGMNAVPFGYRTWETLTIEAGTPLFETELEGRIPNVLGLRNALDFEKGCFVGQEVVSKVENRGRPSQRLVGLRFDVDDADGAPEAGLPEPGAAVLNESDERVGEVTRADVSPSSDASVALALVDFDLGTTSLAIRDDATDTDYTTERTALPFVKGSAASARLPTYRSVCN from the coding sequence ATGACGGTCGTCACGGAGATGCACGAGGAACACGGCGCGACGTTCGAGGAACGCGGCGGTCGCCGGATCGTCACCGACTACGGCCGTCCGGAGCGGACCCACCGCGCGATCCGAAACGGCGCTGGCGTGATCGAGATGGGATACGGCGTCGTCGTCGTCGAGGGTGAAGACCGGGTCGAGTTCGTCGACAATACCGTGTCGAACGGCGTCCCGCGGACCGACGGCGAGGGCGTCTACGCGCTGCTCTTGGACCCACAGGGACGAATCGAGACGGACCTGTACGTCTACAACGCGGGCGAGCGTTTGCTCTGCTTTACGCCCCCGGCGCGCGCGAAGCCCTTGGTCGACGACTGGTCGGAGAAAATCTTCATCCAAGACGTCGAGATCAGCGAGGCGTCGACGGACTTCGCGGTGTTCGGCGTGCACGGCCCGAAATCGACCGAGAAAGTCGCGAGCGTCCTCACCGGGGCGGGATCACCCGAGCCCGCATTGACGTTCGTCCGCGGTTCGATGGGCGACGAGGGTGTCACCGTGATCGCGGGTGACGGCCTCACCGGCGAAGAGGGGTACGAGGTCGTCTGCGCCGCCGACGCCGCAGAGCGCGTCTTCGAGACACTCCTGACGCTCGGGATGAACGCCGTTCCGTTCGGCTACCGGACGTGGGAGACGCTGACTATCGAGGCCGGAACGCCGCTCTTCGAGACCGAACTGGAAGGGAGAATTCCGAACGTGCTCGGCCTCCGCAACGCCCTCGACTTCGAGAAGGGGTGTTTCGTCGGTCAGGAAGTCGTCTCGAAGGTCGAGAACCGCGGGCGGCCGAGTCAGCGGCTGGTCGGGCTGCGGTTCGACGTCGACGACGCCGATGGGGCTCCAGAAGCCGGGCTTCCCGAACCCGGTGCTGCGGTCCTCAACGAGAGCGACGAGCGCGTCGGCGAGGTCACACGAGCGGACGTGAGCCCGTCGTCGGACGCGTCGGTCGCGCTCGCGCTCGTCGATTTCGATCTCGGAACGACGTCGCTGGCGATACGCGACGACGCGACAGATACCGACTACACGACCGAGCGAACGGCGCTCCCGTTCGTCAAGGGCAGCGCCGCCTCGGCGCGGCTTCCGACCTATCGTAGCGTCTGCAACTGA
- a CDS encoding geranylgeranyl reductase family protein gives MHDFAVVGVGPAGARFARRAAEAGHDVVAFEQGTVGTPLACSGHVSTDIWDYVPEEAKADLLQNRVYGARFHVGGPDSAAYPFYKREEISNVIDRVELDRTLAECARAAGADVREEHTVVDVEERHDGVELTVSNAGETETVSAKMVAGCDGPTSRVRRQCGLPEPDEILHGVLAFDPDPDDGDFVDVHLTAPRFFAWRIPRGDAGVEYGLAAPPGRSVNELFERLTDAYGVETEHFCSGAIPIGPPERVHGRRAFLLGDAAAQTKPFTGGGILYGMTAADCAAETIDPDDPGTLRDYDSEWRSELSREIALGHWLRRAYSLPEPIQRVGLHTLSGEIGVHMDRPTSFFSREHLAKLLGR, from the coding sequence ATGCACGATTTCGCGGTCGTCGGCGTCGGTCCCGCGGGCGCGCGCTTCGCCCGGCGCGCCGCCGAAGCGGGCCACGACGTCGTCGCCTTCGAGCAGGGAACCGTCGGGACGCCGCTCGCGTGTTCGGGCCACGTCAGCACCGACATCTGGGACTACGTGCCCGAGGAGGCGAAGGCCGACCTCCTCCAGAACCGCGTCTACGGGGCTCGGTTCCACGTCGGCGGCCCCGACTCCGCCGCCTACCCCTTCTACAAGCGCGAGGAGATCTCGAACGTCATCGACCGGGTCGAACTCGATCGCACGCTCGCGGAGTGCGCGAGAGCGGCGGGCGCTGACGTCCGTGAGGAGCACACCGTCGTCGACGTCGAGGAGCGCCACGACGGCGTCGAACTCACGGTCTCGAACGCGGGCGAGACCGAGACCGTGAGTGCGAAGATGGTCGCGGGCTGCGACGGTCCGACCTCGCGGGTGCGACGGCAGTGCGGGCTCCCCGAACCCGACGAGATCCTCCACGGCGTGCTCGCGTTCGATCCCGACCCCGACGACGGTGACTTCGTGGACGTCCATCTCACCGCGCCGCGCTTTTTCGCGTGGCGGATCCCCCGCGGCGACGCGGGCGTCGAGTACGGCCTCGCCGCGCCGCCGGGGCGCTCGGTCAACGAACTGTTCGAGAGACTCACCGACGCCTACGGCGTCGAGACCGAGCACTTCTGCTCGGGCGCGATCCCGATCGGGCCGCCCGAGCGGGTGCACGGCCGACGCGCGTTCCTCCTCGGAGACGCCGCCGCGCAGACGAAACCGTTCACCGGCGGCGGGATCCTCTACGGGATGACCGCCGCCGACTGCGCCGCGGAGACGATCGATCCCGACGATCCGGGGACGCTCCGCGATTACGACTCGGAGTGGCGCTCGGAACTGTCGAGAGAGATCGCGCTCGGCCACTGGCTCCGCCGGGCGTACTCGCTGCCGGAGCCGATCCAGCGCGTCGGCCTCCACACGCTGTCCGGCGAGATCGGGGTTCACATGGATCGGCCGACGTCGTTCTTCTCGCGGGAGCATTTGGCGAAGTTACTCGGCCGGTAG
- a CDS encoding WD40/YVTN/BNR-like repeat-containing protein, protein MVTCYAASSAGVLVVRDASTESPAAEYTFERDDIECLDAAGDAPERVFCGTFDAGLHRSTDGGRSWERVGGDAISTSVTSVTVSPHDPGVVYVGTEPSTVYHSIDGGDTWAELPGLTDLPSAPTWAFPPRPHTHHVRWIEVDPADPEHLFVAIEAGALIQSRDGGETWEDRIPSTRRDTHSMAIHPDAPDVVRTAAGDGYAESRDGGESWVFPQEGLEHRYCWSVSIDPGDPGRVLLSAAAGARRAHSAGSAASYLYRRVDGEVPNHEDASPTAWERLDTAGVPTGEGLLRPTLAPGVDDGELFALTDRGLFRTTDGGDAFERLDIEWPDSFREATTSGLAVVDE, encoded by the coding sequence ATGGTCACCTGCTATGCCGCCTCCAGCGCGGGCGTCCTCGTCGTCCGAGATGCCTCCACCGAGAGCCCCGCAGCAGAGTACACCTTCGAGCGCGACGACATCGAGTGTCTCGACGCCGCAGGCGACGCCCCCGAGCGGGTCTTCTGCGGAACGTTCGACGCCGGGCTCCACCGCTCGACCGACGGCGGACGATCGTGGGAGCGCGTCGGCGGAGACGCGATCTCAACGTCGGTGACGAGCGTGACCGTCTCGCCGCACGATCCGGGCGTCGTCTACGTCGGCACCGAACCGAGCACCGTCTATCACTCGATCGACGGCGGCGACACGTGGGCGGAACTGCCGGGGCTGACCGACCTGCCCTCCGCGCCGACGTGGGCGTTCCCGCCACGGCCGCACACCCATCACGTGCGCTGGATCGAGGTCGACCCCGCCGACCCCGAACACCTCTTTGTTGCAATTGAGGCCGGGGCGTTGATCCAGAGCCGCGACGGCGGGGAGACGTGGGAGGACCGAATCCCGTCGACGCGCCGGGACACCCACTCGATGGCGATTCACCCCGACGCGCCCGACGTCGTCCGCACGGCCGCGGGCGACGGCTACGCCGAGAGCCGCGACGGCGGCGAATCGTGGGTATTCCCACAGGAAGGGCTCGAGCACCGCTACTGCTGGAGTGTGTCGATCGACCCCGGGGACCCGGGTCGCGTGCTCCTGTCGGCGGCCGCGGGCGCGCGTCGGGCGCACAGCGCCGGCTCGGCCGCGTCGTACCTGTACCGGCGGGTCGACGGCGAGGTGCCAAACCACGAAGACGCCTCCCCGACCGCGTGGGAACGGCTCGACACCGCCGGCGTCCCGACCGGCGAGGGGCTGCTCCGACCGACGCTCGCGCCCGGCGTCGACGACGGCGAACTGTTCGCCCTGACGGATCGCGGGCTGTTCCGAACGACTGACGGGGGCGACGCCTTCGAACGACTCGACATTGAGTGGCCCGATTCCTTCCGCGAGGCGACGACGAGCGGCCTCGCCGTCGTCGACGAGTGA
- a CDS encoding PQQ-binding-like beta-propeller repeat protein, whose translation MTGTQPGSDARTDWPNRGFDARNSGYRSGDEASIEPEVAWEIHGQSSTADQPVVAATETVYFGSAADAGWNGDDDKFGVTAVDLRTDDVRWTYEADESVTSLATDGDAVFAGTGEQIIAVDGVSGSLRWRNESAVRRLTYPIVSQGTLFASVQTADDVGIVAIDTDTGTQSWEHTDVVPIEETSLAADERRVYANTMDGLYAFDRGSGDIAWLNTDHEGDYHTPAVGNGAVYLGDFEGDFCAFDASTGEKQWYSTHGGSYFNPIITDDAVITVGTDGVLRSHSPSTGSIQWSWGSEEDFQICSDPICVGETVFLNTAEEIHAINARTGQSRWQLGLESEFGGALAVASGRLLVTNPGLTAIGSEPASAATDGEAAGERSDSEAPVSATESGDARDAVSSAPPTSREPDLTDVSSPPRRSLSYDELEIRDPIGSGGQAVVSEAHIAGADAPEKVAVKEPLQQNETLDTAVVDAFIEEAETWKMLDDRERGKPRWEHSEHIVGVVDTGENLPWIAMEYMDGGSLADRLAEHPDGLPVDEALWIGECLCRGVELAHNYGIAHLDLKPENILFRETPDGSWDVPKLSDWGISRKLAEQTGTIEALSVACAAPEQFEPEAFGGPDMLTDVYQVGTLLYTVVTGDPPHTGSQLAIMRAVVDGEPPSPPSERRPELPTGLDRIVRKALAREKSDRYRTIGVLANELQSLRADGDTARSE comes from the coding sequence GTGACGGGGACACAACCGGGAAGCGACGCACGCACCGATTGGCCCAATCGCGGTTTTGACGCTCGTAATTCCGGGTATCGATCGGGCGACGAGGCCTCCATCGAACCCGAAGTTGCGTGGGAGATCCACGGGCAGTCGTCGACCGCCGACCAGCCCGTCGTTGCGGCGACGGAAACCGTGTACTTCGGGAGCGCGGCGGACGCAGGCTGGAACGGAGACGACGACAAATTCGGTGTGACGGCCGTCGATCTCCGAACCGATGACGTGCGCTGGACGTACGAGGCCGACGAGTCGGTCACGAGTCTCGCCACCGACGGCGACGCCGTGTTCGCAGGCACCGGTGAACAGATCATCGCCGTCGACGGGGTAAGCGGATCGCTTCGCTGGCGCAACGAGTCCGCAGTCCGGCGGCTGACCTACCCGATCGTCTCTCAAGGGACGCTCTTTGCCTCTGTGCAGACCGCAGACGATGTCGGGATCGTCGCCATCGACACCGACACCGGGACGCAGTCTTGGGAACACACGGACGTTGTGCCCATCGAAGAAACCTCGCTGGCGGCGGACGAGCGGCGGGTGTATGCCAACACGATGGACGGCCTCTACGCGTTCGATCGCGGGTCCGGCGACATCGCGTGGCTGAACACCGACCATGAGGGAGACTATCACACTCCGGCCGTCGGCAACGGAGCCGTCTACCTCGGTGATTTCGAGGGAGACTTCTGCGCGTTCGACGCATCCACCGGAGAGAAACAGTGGTACAGCACCCACGGCGGCTCGTACTTTAACCCGATTATCACGGACGACGCGGTCATCACGGTCGGTACCGACGGCGTCCTGCGCTCTCACAGTCCGTCTACGGGCTCGATTCAGTGGTCGTGGGGAAGCGAAGAGGACTTCCAGATCTGTTCTGATCCGATCTGCGTGGGGGAGACGGTTTTTCTCAACACCGCTGAGGAGATCCACGCGATCAACGCCCGTACGGGCCAAAGCCGGTGGCAACTGGGTCTCGAATCCGAGTTCGGTGGGGCGCTCGCGGTGGCGAGCGGTCGGCTTCTCGTCACGAATCCCGGACTCACGGCGATCGGCTCGGAGCCGGCCTCCGCGGCGACCGACGGAGAGGCCGCCGGAGAGCGTTCCGACAGCGAAGCGCCGGTGTCAGCGACGGAGTCCGGAGACGCCCGCGACGCCGTCAGCTCCGCCCCGCCGACGTCTCGGGAACCGGATCTGACGGACGTTTCGAGCCCGCCGCGTCGGTCGCTCTCGTACGACGAACTCGAAATCCGAGATCCGATCGGGAGCGGCGGGCAGGCCGTCGTCAGCGAGGCGCACATTGCGGGGGCAGACGCCCCGGAGAAAGTCGCGGTAAAAGAGCCCCTCCAACAGAACGAAACGCTCGATACCGCGGTCGTGGACGCGTTCATCGAGGAGGCGGAGACGTGGAAGATGCTCGACGACCGCGAGCGCGGAAAGCCGCGGTGGGAGCACTCCGAACACATCGTCGGCGTCGTCGACACGGGCGAGAACCTGCCGTGGATCGCGATGGAATATATGGACGGGGGGAGTCTCGCCGACCGACTGGCCGAACATCCGGATGGCCTCCCCGTAGACGAGGCGCTGTGGATCGGCGAGTGTCTCTGTCGCGGGGTCGAACTCGCGCACAACTACGGGATCGCACACCTCGACCTGAAGCCCGAGAACATCTTGTTTCGCGAGACGCCCGACGGCTCGTGGGACGTTCCGAAACTCTCCGATTGGGGGATCTCACGAAAGCTCGCCGAACAGACGGGGACGATAGAAGCTCTCTCGGTCGCGTGCGCGGCTCCCGAGCAGTTCGAACCGGAGGCGTTCGGGGGCCCGGATATGCTCACCGACGTCTACCAAGTCGGCACCCTCCTGTACACGGTCGTTACCGGAGATCCTCCGCACACGGGGTCCCAGCTCGCGATTATGCGTGCCGTCGTCGACGGCGAGCCGCCGAGCCCGCCGAGCGAGCGCAGACCGGAACTACCGACCGGCCTCGATCGGATCGTCCGCAAAGCGCTCGCCCGCGAGAAATCCGACCGATACCGGACGATCGGCGTGTTGGCGAACGAGCTCCAGTCGCTCAGAGCGGACGGCGACACCGCGCGCAGCGAGTGA